From the Mesotoga prima MesG1.Ag.4.2 genome, the window CCGGTCTGACCTTTGCAAAACTCTCTGCTACTGGCGCGTCGAGAACAATGGCATCGATGTTCTTGTTTACAAGATCTGTCATGGCAAGAACATAAGTGTCGTATCTCTTAAAATCACCGGTAAGAATCTTGGTTTTGACTAGATTGTCTTCAACCCAGAGATCACCGGTCGTGCCCGTCTGGACACCGATGTTATGTTTCCCAAACAGAACTGTCACAGTCAATTCGCTGTCATCCCTTACAACAACACTCTGATCAGCTGTCCAGTATGGTTTCGAGAATGACACTACTTCTTCTCTTTCTGGTGTAATCGTCATTCCTGAAATAACTATGTCGATATTTCCGGAAGCTAGAGCAGCGATTAGCGAATCAAAACTCATATCTCTGATTTCAATTTCGAAATCCATTTCTTCAGCGATAGCTTTGATCAGATCGATGTCGAATCCCACAAATTCACCATTCTCTACGTACTCAAATGGTGGAAAGTCAGCGCTTGTTCCAACCACGTACTTTGCTCCAAATCCGAACCCAGTCGAAACCAGTAGAGCTAGTAACACTAGTAAAGCCTTTTTCATGATACCCCTCCTTATGCTCAAAGATGAAGTGATTGTATATCAACATGCTTTCATTAGAACGAACTGTGCGTGCAGCTTTCGAAAAGAATCAAGAAAGGTTTGGCAACAATGAGTTACAGTGTAGCCATGACCTCTCTTCTTTGATTCGAAAAATGAAATGAAAAAGCTGTCCAAGTTGCCAGTCCGGTGTTCAAGATATACACCTTCTTGAGTTATGACTACTCATAGACATTATACCCTTTAGAAACACTTGAGCCAAAAACAACTGTTAACATGGTGATGGTGATGGAGATGAAAATCGGTATTGCATTGAGTGGCGGTGTCGACAGTGCCGTAGCGGCCGCTCGATTGATTAGACAGGGAAACGACGTAATTGGTTATCACATGATAGTTCTTGAGGGCAACCCGCTAGCAAATGCGGCTGCCGATGATGCAAAAGCCGTTGCCGACCATCTCGGTATAGAGCTGAAGATTGTAGATTTGCGCGAGGAGTTTAGAAGGATACTCAATTACTTCACCACTTCTTACATGAGTGGGGAGACGCCAAATCCTTGCGTCGTATGCAACGATTCGATAAAATTCGGATTGCTACTCGAGCGTATGTTCTCTTTCGGAGAGGAGAAGATAGCCACAGGCCATTACGCAAGACTTGTCTCCCTGGATGAAAATGTTTTTTTGGCAAGAGCACTTGACAGAGCGAAGGATCAGTCGTATTTCCTTTCGAGAATCGGGAAGCACAAATTGCACGACATTCTCTTTCCTCTGGGTGAAATGACGAAGGAAGAAGTCAGGCAAGAGGCTTCGGGGATTGATCTTCCCGTCCACTCGAAGAAAGACTCTCAGGAGATCTGTTTCATTCCCGACGGAGACTACAGAAGCTTTCTGAAGTCGCGGGGGATAGAGGGTAATCCGGGACCTATAACGGATGAAAGCGGAATTCTATTGGGAAGACATACCGGACTTTCGGGATACACCATCGGGCAACGTAAGGGAATAGGTTTTTCTGGGAGAGATCGCTACTATGTAAAGAGGCTTGATTTGAAGAACAACAAACTCATTCTCGCCCAAAGGCAGAGTTTAATGTCAGAAGCCTTGGTTGCTAAAGATCCTAACTGGTATATAGACCCTGGAGAAGAATTCGATTGCCTCTGCAAAATAAGGAGCTCCATGAAACCTGTTTCTGCCAAAGTGACCATCGTAAGTGGTGAGAAAATTAGAGTAGATTTTCAAGAGAAAGTGTGGGCGGTTACTCCTGGACAACTTGCCGTCTTCTATATCGACGATCTGGTAGTAGGAAGCGCGTTCATTGAGGAAAACTGTATTCTTGAAAGTGAAGGGAACACGTGATAGAATTTTGCAGACAGGAAGTAGTTCAGTTGGAAGAACGCTGGTTTCGGGAACCAGAGGTCCGGGGTTCGAGTCCCCGCTTCCTGACCAGAGCAGGCCCAGTGGGGTCTGTTTTTTTTGGCCCAGGAAAATCACCTGACTCTCCAGATGATCGTTTGTTTGAGTTGATCTGCTAGAATTTGCTCACAGAGATTTGTTCTCTTTGTCTTCTCCTCTGATCGATCGATCTGGAGGTGGATCTTATGAAAAGGATAGGCTTCCTATTTTTATTATTCTCACTTTTTCTGATCACAACTGTTTATTCGAAAACGCTTGAACTGAAAAGCTGGCAAATATGGGATTTCAGCTACAACGGCATTCATGGGGTTTGCTGCGCCGTCAGCGTCAAGAACGGAGAGATCCCCGTCACGGGACTCTCATTTGAAGACTTCACCATAACCGAGACTCTCGTAGACGAGTACGGGAATGTCTTGTCAAAGGCCGAAATTGCTCCGGAGCAGAGAGAAGACCAGTTTGGTGGCATTGGATTCTGGGAAAGATCAGTATCTTCCTCGAAAATCGATCTGGTCTTTCTCATAGATAAGACTGGCTCAATGGCGGATCAAATCGAGTCGATCAAGTCAGAACTGAAGGAATTCGTGAATCGACTCGAAGCTGATGCATGTGACTTCAGGGTGGCGGTTCTGCTATTTGAAGCAGCGTTGCTGGAAGAGCCCGGAAGAAAACCGCCGGACCATCCATTTTATGGAGCTATGGAAATGGACGAACTTCTCCTCGCTATCGAGGAAATCGAAACGGCAGGCGAATGGCATATAAACACCTGGAGTTATGATGCAATCCTCTTCAGCAGTCAGCTTGAATTCCGTGAAGACTCCAGAGCAGTTTTAGTAGTCATTACAGACACTCTTCCGGAGACCGTTCACGGACCATTCTGGTACTTTTCCGGAGGCAGTGTTGCAACGAAAAGAGCCGTGGAAATCGCGCTGGAAGAAAGGGGCATTGAGCTGGAATACTTCCAGCCCGAGGAGTCTGAACTGGCGCACATGGAGAATTATAACAGGCTCATAAACCCCGCATTGAGCGAGTCGAATTTTGACCATCTGGCAGGAGCCGTTTCTCTCGGCTGGCCATTCAAACAGGATCTCATCAAAGTCGATGCGCTGCCCGTTTCTGAATCGATTTATTACCTCTCCTGGAATTCTGGTCTTGATGAGATTACAGATTACTATCGGAAAGAAGGTTTCAAAGTTGAAGTGGACGTAAAATGTGGTGATGAGCATGTCTCTTTATCGTATTCGCCATTTTTCGATGAAGAAGGCTATCTTCAGAGTTCAGAGGACTACCACCTTCCCGTTCTCGATGAAGAGGGTAATCAGTTGCCCGACAAAGCCGTAGAAATGGGTTTGCTGAGAGAGTTGGGTGACCTGAAAGCATTCAGCGGGAACTATGCTACGAAAGATGGAGTTCTGCAGTTGCGGTCGGTTGATCCGGGGGATTACCTATACAGACTCTATGCATATGGAAGAAGTTCTTACAGCTATTCCACACTTCGGCTAAAAGGTACAGGGAAAATTTCATTCGTTCAGGGAGAAGTGATACCGGATTTTGTTGTTGCCCGTACGGGCGATGCATTTCTCGAGTCGGTTAAGATCAGAGGCCTCATGGATGAATTTGTAAGCAACAAGATCGCCGTGAATGAATCTAAAGAGTTTGCAGAAAAGTCGTTGAAATGGATAGATGCGGTCGCTTCTGACGGACTGAACCTAAGGGAAATGGAAGCCCTTAAGAGAGTTTACGTTTCAGTTGGGGCGTTTTTAAATGGAATGGCTTACGCAGCAATAGAATCCGAACGGGTAGAGAGTGATCTGCTGCAGATGGTGCGTGATACGAGGAGCATGACGCGAAAGGCAGGGCATCGATTACAGGGTATGGGGTCTCGTGAAGAGAACCGGCAATCAATTCAGGTTTCAATGCAACTGAGGAAGTTATCCCGGCATGACTTTTTGAAACTCCCTCACTTTGTCATCCCGAACTCGTTTCGGGATCCGGGTTTGATCCTCTCTGAGGACGGTGGACCGCTGACGGACAACGTAGCCTTCAGCAGCGATCAGCGGGTCTTCGTTCTTAAGCGTGCAGCTGCTCTTAGAAGGGGATGCTGAAACAAGTTCAGATGCAGAGGAAGTGGCCGCAATGATATCTTCTGCAAAGAACATAATACTCTCCACCGCTTCGATTATCGCCGACATTATCTCGGGTAACTGGAGCGGCGTGGCACAGCAGATATCAATCGAAGCACTGCTGGATGAGTTCGTAGATTATGTGAAAAACGACCTGCTCGACGATGTGCTTGAGGCCGTGAAAGATAAGCTCAGGGCATACCTTTCCGATCCTTCAAAGGCCGAGGAGCTTCTGAGTCTAGTAAAGGGTGACATGCTCGGATGGGTAAAAGACGGCGAAGACTCGGATGAAGGAAGCGTCAGGGATGAAATCCGGCAGGTAGTCTATACCGACCTCACTTACCGCAATTTCACAAAACCGGTAATAAGAGAGCTTGAGGAGTCTCTGTCGGGGGCGGCTCGCCTGGCTTCGCTGTCAATTTCAGATCTCGATCTCTACGCTGCGAGCTGGAGTATGAACAGGGATTTCGCAAGCATGAGAAGTGAAGTGATGGGGCCTCTGCAAGACTGGTCGTTCGAGGTTCTCGGAGAGCATGAGAGAATCGACAACTGGGAAACGATCCTCGAGATCTTCGAAGAGACGGTTCCTCTGATTGTGGAGCTTCTGAGGCTCATGGAGTACAAAAACCCCGTTCTCGGCGATATTGCAGAGGAGGTGTCGAAGCTCTCTTATGTGCTGGATGCCGTAGGTCTCCTTACTCTGGCATATGAAGTGTCATTGAAAGCCGATCAGCTCACAACGATGGCAGGAAAGCTTGATAGAGTCAACGACTATCTCTTTCTCGAGGCCGGTTACTAGAGGTCTCTCATCAGTATCTTTTCATCATCGTCCCACTCCCCAGTATCGACGAAGCCCAGCTTCAGGTAGAAGTGGAGCGGGGAAGGATCATTGACTATGCAAGAGGTGAAGAGCTTCTCGTAACCCTGGGCCTTGAGATACTCAATCAACAAGAGGATAGCGTCTCTTCCATATCCCATCTTCTGATACTTGCCGCCGATCATGAAGCGCCACATGGAGGCGTGCTTAACATCTTTCATTCTCGGATCGGGTGTGAAGTCCAGCATAATGAAGCCCACCATGTCATCTCCTGCATAGATTGCACGGAACCAGGCATTCTTTGCAAAGTGGGCTTGAGCGATCGAAACTGCATTTGAGGCCACGGCTCTTTCCTGTCCTTTGAGTAAGGTACCACTCAAACGGATAGCGTCGAGTACCGTCTCCTCTGTTATCTCTTCGAATCTAACTATATGTTCCATGACTCCTCCTGATTTCTAGCGATATATTTCGCTCTAGTCGAAACAAAGACCAAATATTGGAGCCGCGCCGAAAACATTCTTGGCAGGTTGGCCTTTCCGAAAACACTCTTCCTTGCTGCATTATATCATTGAGCTGCAATCAAGCCACATCATGCCCCTGCACAAATTGTTTTCTCTCAGCAGCTGCTTTTGGGTTCCACTTCTTGTATCCCTGAACATTTAGAAGGAACATCCGGCCACATTCACAGAGCGCTTCGTAACTGGGTTAGCGCTGCAGACATCCTCCAGTGGTTTATGCAGGCTTCCGGTCTTTCTAATCGTTTCATCCTCACATGAAAAGTATTTAGTCGGCTCAATAATCCTGGCAGATCTCGATCCGTTTTTCATTGCTTCGAACCGGGGTGATTCAGATCTCTGCGGGTAACGGTTCGCTTATAGTAGAATTATCGGATGGTATACTTCTTATTATCGGATTGAGCGGGAAGTTGCTAACCAAATGCTGAGGTGAGAGTTGGAGAGCGATAGAGGACATTATTTTGGGTTTATCTGGCACGCTTCGTTTCTTGCACTGACAATGGCCTTTGTTGAGGTGAACACGGTCCTTCCATCGATGATCCTGGCGGCAGGAGGAGGGAGCTTTGCAATAGGCCTCGTTACCGCAATTTCGACGGGGATTCCTCTTCTGGCTCAATTGACATTCGCTGGATACCTTATGTCGAAACGGATGAAGAAACCGTATTTGCTTCTCGGCATCTATTTGAGAGTCGGCGCCCTCTTCTCCATAGGCTTTCTCTTGCTTTCGCCTGTCGGAGGCACCGCTCTTCTCGTACTCCTTTTTTCCGTAATCTCCGTCTTTTCCTTTGGAGGAGTCTTTGCGGGAATCAGTTACACTCATCTGCTCGGTCAGTCAATATTGAAGCAGGATAGACGCGGTTTCATGTCGTACAGACAGATTGCCGGGAGCGCTTTGTCACTTCTCGGAGGCTTTGTCGCAAAGTACATAGTTGGAAACGTGAGTTATCCGGTCAACTATTCGCTGATGTTCTTCATTGGAGGGAGTTCGCTGTTCGTTGCTTCGCTTTGATTCGCGGGAGTACGGGAGAGGGAGGTTCAAGGAAGTGAAATTCCCGGCTTCAGGAAGATCATGAAGAGCATTCCAAAAACACTGAAGAACGATGCGAACCTGCTTAACTACATCGTCTTCAACAACGTGACAGGCTTCGGATTGGTCTTGATCCCGTTTTATGTTCTCCTGGCGAAGGACAGCTTCGGGTTGAACGGAAGGGATGTGGGCAGTTTTCTCCTGTTTCAGATGATAGGTATGCTTGGAGCCGGGGTTCTATGGAATCGCTTTCTTAAGAGGAGAGGTTTGAAAAGACTGCTTATAACCTGCGCAACGATTGGCAGCTTTATTCCACTAATTGCATATCTTCTATCTGCCTCTTCTCCTGACTTCTATCTTATAGTCTTTTTCCTTTCAGGTATAACCCTGAGCGCACGAAAGATCGGATTTGAGTGGCTTCTTATAGAAATCTCCAACGATACGAACAGACCTTTGTATACAGGTG encodes:
- the mnmA gene encoding tRNA 2-thiouridine(34) synthase MnmA, encoding MVMVMEMKIGIALSGGVDSAVAAARLIRQGNDVIGYHMIVLEGNPLANAAADDAKAVADHLGIELKIVDLREEFRRILNYFTTSYMSGETPNPCVVCNDSIKFGLLLERMFSFGEEKIATGHYARLVSLDENVFLARALDRAKDQSYFLSRIGKHKLHDILFPLGEMTKEEVRQEASGIDLPVHSKKDSQEICFIPDGDYRSFLKSRGIEGNPGPITDESGILLGRHTGLSGYTIGQRKGIGFSGRDRYYVKRLDLKNNKLILAQRQSLMSEALVAKDPNWYIDPGEEFDCLCKIRSSMKPVSAKVTIVSGEKIRVDFQEKVWAVTPGQLAVFYIDDLVVGSAFIEENCILESEGNT
- a CDS encoding GNAT family N-acetyltransferase — translated: MEHIVRFEEITEETVLDAIRLSGTLLKGQERAVASNAVSIAQAHFAKNAWFRAIYAGDDMVGFIMLDFTPDPRMKDVKHASMWRFMIGGKYQKMGYGRDAILLLIEYLKAQGYEKLFTSCIVNDPSPLHFYLKLGFVDTGEWDDDEKILMRDL
- a CDS encoding MFS transporter, which encodes MKSIPKTLKNDANLLNYIVFNNVTGFGLVLIPFYVLLAKDSFGLNGRDVGSFLLFQMIGMLGAGVLWNRFLKRRGLKRLLITCATIGSFIPLIAYLLSASSPDFYLIVFFLSGITLSARKIGFEWLLIEISNDTNRPLYTGVSGALSLVTALLPLILGSVLRLLGFPVVLVISSIAIASGVYFIRKIDITDDLG
- a CDS encoding basic amino acid ABC transporter substrate-binding protein, coding for MKKALLVLLALLVSTGFGFGAKYVVGTSADFPPFEYVENGEFVGFDIDLIKAIAEEMDFEIEIRDMSFDSLIAALASGNIDIVISGMTITPEREEVVSFSKPYWTADQSVVVRDDSELTVTVLFGKHNIGVQTGTTGDLWVEDNLVKTKILTGDFKRYDTYVLAMTDLVNKNIDAIVLDAPVAESFAKVRPVKIVGVIKTYEDYGIAVNKSNKDLLNLINEGIARLEESGRLNELNLKHF
- a CDS encoding vWA domain-containing protein, whose translation is MKRIGFLFLLFSLFLITTVYSKTLELKSWQIWDFSYNGIHGVCCAVSVKNGEIPVTGLSFEDFTITETLVDEYGNVLSKAEIAPEQREDQFGGIGFWERSVSSSKIDLVFLIDKTGSMADQIESIKSELKEFVNRLEADACDFRVAVLLFEAALLEEPGRKPPDHPFYGAMEMDELLLAIEEIETAGEWHINTWSYDAILFSSQLEFREDSRAVLVVITDTLPETVHGPFWYFSGGSVATKRAVEIALEERGIELEYFQPEESELAHMENYNRLINPALSESNFDHLAGAVSLGWPFKQDLIKVDALPVSESIYYLSWNSGLDEITDYYRKEGFKVEVDVKCGDEHVSLSYSPFFDEEGYLQSSEDYHLPVLDEEGNQLPDKAVEMGLLRELGDLKAFSGNYATKDGVLQLRSVDPGDYLYRLYAYGRSSYSYSTLRLKGTGKISFVQGEVIPDFVVARTGDAFLESVKIRGLMDEFVSNKIAVNESKEFAEKSLKWIDAVASDGLNLREMEALKRVYVSVGAFLNGMAYAAIESERVESDLLQMVRDTRSMTRKAGHRLQGMGSREENRQSIQVSMQLRKLSRHDFLKLPHFVIPNSFRDPGLILSEDGGPLTDNVAFSSDQRVFVLKRAAALRRGC